The Erigeron canadensis isolate Cc75 chromosome 4, C_canadensis_v1, whole genome shotgun sequence genome window below encodes:
- the LOC122598051 gene encoding mitochondrial Rho GTPase 1-like: MNPSYLAKKRILMFMNVQVKVHLTTSSYIYKGTKKNLILREIPEDRIESLLIHKDALAACDIAVFVYDSLDKRSWLRATELLVQVASHGESTGYKVPCLIVAAKDDLEPYLSAMQDSTWVSEDMGVEAPIHISTKLGDLNDVFRRIVRVAEHPHLSIPKTEAGKTQKQYHRLFKHLPNGCFSCSCIPCLCYKEERLVFKEPTMTCFDAVTTFRSVLWFCTFLTYMGFLRISFLFG, encoded by the exons ATGAACCCTTCTTACCTTGCTAAAAAAAGGATACTAATGTTCATGAATGTACAAGTTAAAGTACACTTAACTACGTCAAGCTATATATACAAG GGAACAAAGAAAAATTTGATTTTACGAGAGATACCTGAAGATAGGATTGAAAGTTTGCTGATTCACAAGGATGCTTTGGCAGCCTGTGACATAGCAGTATTTGTTTATGACAG TTTAGACAAGCGTTCATGGTTAAGAGCAACAGAATTGCTTGTTCAAGTTGCAAGTCATGGGGAGTCTACGGGATATAAGGTTCCTTGCCTCATTGTTGCTGCTAAGGATGACCTTGAACCATACCTGTCTGCCATGCAAGATTCAACATGG GTGAGCGAAGATATGGGGGTTGAGGCTCCTATACATATTAGCACAAAATTGGGAGACTTGAATGATGTATTTAGGAGAATTGTGAGAGTAGCAGAACACCCTCATTTGAGCATTCCCAAAACAGAAGCAGGCAAAACTCAAAAACAGTATCACAGGCTTTTTAAACATTTACCTAATGGTTGCTTCAG TTGTAGCTGCATACCGTGTTTATGCTACAAGGAAGAACGCTTGGTCTTTAAAGAGCCGACGATGACATGTTTTGACGCAGTTACTACATTTAGATCCGTGCTGTGGTTTTGTACATTCCTTACATATATGGGCTTCTTAAgaatctcttttctttttggttga
- the LOC122598052 gene encoding SKP1-like protein 5, with amino-acid sequence MRSLSYRSLSDDEDDDPSSLKAMVKNFDEPPFVLVSREDEMFPIDEMLAMECRFLRPYMKNREFGEMNVDISANVLAKTVYFIQKHLEIVNTRNNFKDFYSEFVKENQSILVDLIDAAVILHIQSLLDVASKAVVDMLIGKTREEIRTILNLKDDLTVEEMSNVYAFKTWVFVHDM; translated from the exons ATGAGAAGTCTAAGTTATAGATCCttatctgatgatgaagatgatgatccATCAAGTCTCAAGGCCATGGTAAAGAATTTTGATGAGCCGCCTTTCGTGTTAGTTAGTCGCGAGGATGAGATGTTCCCGATCGATGAGATGTTGGCCATGGAGTGTAGATTTCTGCGTCCATATATGAAAAATAGGGAATTTGGGGAGATGAATGTCGATATCTCGGCCAATGTCCTCGCAAAGACTGTTTACTTCATTCAGAAACATCTCGAGATCGTCAACACTAGAAACAATTTCAAGGATTTCTATTCCGAATTTGTGAAAGAGAATCAAAGCATTCTCGTGGATCTTATTGAT GCCGCTGTCATTCTGCATATCCAAAGCCTCTTGGACGTCGCAAGTAAAGCTGTTGTTGACATGCTCATTGGGAAGACTCGTGAAGAGATTCGTACGATCCTCAACCTGAAGGACGATTTAACTGTTGAGGAGATGTCTAATGTGTACGCGTTTAAAACTTGGGTATTTGTGCATGACATGTAG
- the LOC122597487 gene encoding probable LRR receptor-like serine/threonine-protein kinase At2g16250, giving the protein MSMHTITNVILLPLLFFLRFGTTLQSDPLSIRAEKAALFTLRSSLGLRTKEWPIKSDPCSTWVGIQCENGSVIGINISGFKRTTIGNQNPAFAVDSLVGFTNLVSFNASRFLLIGSIPDWLGVRVKTLKFLDLRFCGISGGIPGSIGNLTGLIELYLSGNVLTGGIPDSLGMLLSLSVLDLSRNVLTGLIPLSFGNLVNLHCLNLSSNGLSSNVPAQIGKLDSLVVLDLSFNAFSGLLPKELGSLRSLRRIVIRDNNFSGELPDAIWSLPGLSFLDVSDNNFVGSLPNKSLNGNVTKSVFNLSHNMFYGVLTCVLRRVSFIDLSYNYFQGNIPDYVHDAAFLDGNCFRNWPSQRGLKECAAFYSMKGLLFDTFGLTDGSLSSVLHDHKSKRRVLVFAAVFGSLGLILFLVISVILLILFRYKNRKTTQAGNDEGPLTTERESVNLMGLGELFTYEKIVSATNDFNDANFIKNGHSGDIFKGVLEGGTHIIVKRVDVHSGKIISALELDLYSKISHPRLIPLLGHCLENEKEKFLIYKYMPKGDLSSSLYTKNCSDDDTLKSLDWITRLKIAIGAAEGLSYLHHECSPPVVHRDIEASSILLDDKYEVRLGSLSEACTHEGDNYSNRITRLLRSPQTSEQSASGVITGMCSYDVYCFGKVLLELVTGRIGISASRDLITKDILEGILPYISLEDKDLMTNIMDPSLVVDEDLLEEVWAMAVIAKSCLDPKPSKRPLMRFILKALENLSKVVREDSTSSEKLPVKSSKSSWGGSSSSSCNSLPYQTAGSQLPGNVDGCLSTR; this is encoded by the exons ATGTCAATGCATACTATCACTAATGTAATACTACTACCATTACTATTTTTCTTGCGTTTTGGAACTACATTACAATCTGACCCATTAAGTATCCGGGCAGAAAAGGCAGCCCTGTTTACACTTAGGTCATCATTAGGGTTAAGAACAAAAGAATGGCCCATAAAATCTGACCCATGTTCAACATGGGTTGGTATTCAATGTGAAAATGGTAGTGTCATTGGTATTAATATTTCAGGGTTTAAGAGAACCACAATTGGGAATCAAAATCCTGCTTTTGCAGTCGATTCTCTTGTCGGTTTTACGAACTTGGTATCGTTTAATGCTTCAAGATTTTTGCTTATTGGTTCGATTCCAGATTGGTTAGGGGTTAGAGTTAAAACCCTTAAGTTTCTTGATCTTAGATTTTGTGGAATTTCGGGTGGGATTCCGGGTAGTATTGGGAACTTGACTGGTCTTATTGAATTGTATTTATCCGGTAATGTTTTGACAGGTGGGATTCCGGATAGTTTGGGAATGTTGTTGAGTCTTTCGGTTCTTGATTTATCTAGAAATGTACTTACTGGTTTGATTCCTTTGTCTTTTGGGAACTTAGTGAACCTGCATTGTTTGAATCTTTCTAGTAACGGGCTTTCGTCTAATGTTCCTGCTCAAATTGGTAAGCTTGATAGTTTGGTTGTTCTTGATTTGAGTTTTAATGCGTTTTCTGGGCTGCTGCCAAAAGAATTGGGGAGTTTGAGGAGTTTACGTAGAATAGTGATTCGTGATAATAACTTTAGTGGTGAGCTTCCTGATGCGATTTGGTCACTGCCCGGTTTGAGTTTTCTTGATGTGTCTGATAATAATTTTGTAGGGTCTTTACCGAATAAAAGTTTGAATGGAAATGTTACCAAGTCGGTTTTTAATCTCTCGCATAATATGTTTTATGGGGTCTTGACATGTGTACTTAGAAGGGTTAGTTTTATTGATCTTTCGTATAATTACTTCCAAGGAAATATACCGGATTATGTACATGATGCTGCATTTTTGGATGGGAATTGCTTTCGAAACTGGCCAAGCCAAAGGGGTTTGAAAGAATGTGCAGCGTTTTATTCTATGAAGGGGTTACTATTTGATACTTTTGGACTTACTGATGGCTCCTTGAGCTCAGTTTTACATGACCATAAAAGCAAACGAAGAGTGCTCGTATTTGCAGCAGTTTTTGGGAGTTTGGGGCTCATTCTCTTCCTTGTGATTTCAGTGATATTACTTATcttattcagatataagaaccGGAAAACAACTCAAGCAGGGAATGACGAGGGACCCCTTACTACAGAACGAGAGAGTGTGAACCTTATGGGTCTTGGGGAACTGTTTACTTATGAGAAGATTGTGTCTGCAACAAATGACTTTAATGAtgcaaattttataaaaaatggcCATTCTGGTGATATTTTTAAGGGTGTTTTGGAGGGTGGAACTCATATAATAGTTAAAAGAGTTGATGTGCATTCAGGAAAGATTATTAGTGCACTAGAGTTAGATCTCTACAGTAAGATTTCTCATCCTCGATTGATTCCTCTGTTGGGACATTGCTTGGAGAACGAGAAGGAAAAGTTCTTGATTTACAAGTATATGCCAAAAGGGGATTTGTCAAGTTCTTTGTATACGAAAAATTGTTCTGATGATGATACATTGAAGTCGTTAGATTGGATCACAAGATTGAAAATTGCAATTGGAGCTGCTGAAGGTCTCTCTTATCTTCATCATGAATGTTCTCCGCCTGTTGTTCACAG AGACATTGAAGCTAGCAGTATACTTCTTGATGACAAATATGAAGTGCGGTTAGGAAGCTTAAGTGAGGCATGTACGCACGAAGGTGATAATTATTCAAATAGGATCACTAGGTTGCTACGGTCACCTCA GACATCAGAACAAAGTGCTTCTG GTGTAATTACAGGAATGTGTTCCTATGACGTTTATTGTTTTGGAAAGGTATTGCTGGAGCTTGTAACAGGCAGAATTGGTATTAGCGCATCGCGTGACTTAATCACAAAAGACATATTGGAAGGTATCCTTCCATACATCAGTTTAGAGGACAAGGATCTCATGACAAACATTATGGATCCGTCATTAGTAGTAGATGAGGATTTATTGGAAGAAGTTTGGGCTATGGCTGTTATTGCTAAATCTTGCCTTGATCCAAAACCTTCAAAGAGACCACTTATGAGATTCATACTCAAAGCTTTGGAAAATCTATCGAAGGTTGTCCGGGAAGATTCTACAAGCTCAGAGAAACTTCCGGTGAAGTCGTCTAAGAGTTCTTGGGGTGGCAGCAGCAGCAGCTCATGTAATAGCTTGCCATATCAGACTGCAGGGTCTCAGTTGCCTGGCAATGTGGATGGTTGTTTGTCCACTAGGTAG